From Bicyclus anynana chromosome 11, ilBicAnyn1.1, whole genome shotgun sequence:
TGGATTCCAGGAAATACCCTCCACATTGAAATATTCCAAGTTGCAGTTCTATTTTGACAAGAGTAGCAACCCAAAGACATTCGCGTGGCTGACTGAACCTGGCATATTTTATGGACAGGTaagttttgttataatatttattaacctGAGTATATTGGAATTCTTGATCTTGAAAATAGACTTTtgtcttcttttatttttatcatgttGTGTGTCGTTCTTTTTATGTAGAATGCATTGAATGCACCTACTTTGTGTGCATTACATTCCATCTACTTTGCGTTATTTGTAATCAGTCTTCAATCTTTAGACAGATACTTAAATActtcaaaatccgtccagtaccTTCAGAGGTAAGCTTCACCGGACATCAAAAATGTAAAGAATTTTTGTGTTCTATTTCTATCGCTCTCGCTCAATTTTCTAAATACGGATAGTAGTAGTAGATAGATATCTCTAGTCTCATCTTTAGTTatgtatgaataataaatagaatatcCATTACAGCTAGATCCTACGTCGCAACAAAACTCTAACTCCTTGTTTACTCAAAGTGAACTCATAAACTATCCGGCCGAGAAAGACCCTACATCGACGGAGGAAACTACGCCGTTATCGTTTGTTTTGACCGAATTCCACGTCCTGCTGATGTACTCCGACAGAGTCAAAGCCGTGTCGCTTTTGAACCAAGAATTAGTCTATGAAGAAAAATATTCAGAAGTCCATGGAAAACTGAAAAATATAGTGCAAGATCCATTAAGAAGGACAATATGGGCTGTCACAGACAAAGCAGTTTTTAGGTACAAAGTCAAAAGAGAAGAAAGAGACGTTTGGAGGATTTACTCTGACAAGGAACAGTTTGATCTAGCTAAATTATATTGCCAAAATAATCCCGCATACATCGATATCATAAACGTGAAGCAGGCAGAACTACTTTTTACCAATAAAGACTACGACAGAAGCGCTGAAATTTATGCGGAGACTCAAAGTAGTTTCGAAACCGTATGCCTCAAATTTTTGGAAGTCGATCAAGTTACCGCACTCAAAGTGTATTTGGGAAAAAGGTTGGATGCTTTGGAAGatgataaaacattaatttccATGATAGTTATTTGGATGACGGAGTTGTATTTGTCGCAACTCGGTTCTATACGTCGGACTGGTAAATCCGATTCGCAGGAGTACCATCAGATTCAGAGTGATTTTGAAGTGTTCCTCCTCCAACCTAAAGTTGTGAAATGCATGCAGCACATAAAGTCTGTTATTTATGACTTGATGTCTTCTCACGGAGACAAAGACAATCTCATAAAACTGACAGTCATTAACGAGGACTACGAAAACGTCATAGCTCAGAATATTTACAAGAAATCTTATATGGAAGCATTGCAAATGCTGCAAACGAAAAGAAAACCTgatttattttaccaatttgCTCCATCTCTCATGGAGAAAATCCCTTCCCAGACTGCCACGGCGTTGATAGCGCAAGGGCCTTTGTTAAATCCCACAAAATTATTGCCGGCTTTTCTATCTTGCGAGAATGATGAAGCTCACATATCAGAGATTACAAGATACCTGGAGTTTATGCTACAGAATTTCAATGTGAAGGATAAGGCGATACACAATTATCTGCTGACATTGTACGTGGAATACGACCAAGCGGCACTGATGAAGTATTTGGAGCGGCAAGGGCAGGAAATTGTGCTGGTTAACTATGACGTGCATTACGCTTTGAGGTGAGattcttttgaaattttaagaATATTGGGACGTAAACTTGGCAAAGCTTCCTGCCGTCAAGTATCATTTACATTTATGTATTTCAGTGTGAAGAGTATCAACAAGCACGCGAATTGGTGAACCTCTGTTATAGAGGAGGGTTATAAGTACCACTAACTATAAGTGTTTATCAACTGAAACAAGAAAACAGTGTTGGTGTTATGTTTGTAGCAACAACCAGGCACTACATCTCTTCTATGACATAGTACCCCGAACTGGTGTCGTGACtttaatgataatataaataggACTAAACGGCCGTGATTACTGTCGGAGTAAGGCCGACCGAGATTCGAATACATACCCCTGTATGAATTCGAAAATCGGTCTGGCTTAAGGCGTCAACGTCATGAGCTTGTGTTGAGCTTGTTGTATGAATGCAATGCTGCAatgagtttttttatattttcattaaattttccaTGATTTTTCAGGCTCTGTAGAGAGAAAGGTCTATCAGAGGCGTGTGTGAAGCTGTCAGCATTGCTCGGCCTGTGGGAGTCTGCAGCGGAGTTGGCTTTGGAAGTTAATCTGAGCTTAGCCAAAGAAATCGCCAACATGCCTGAAGATGAGAGCGTGCAAAGGAGGCTTTGGCTTGGAATAGGTATGCAATAATCCATAATTTTGCCAAAAATTACACCAgatattaacttttaaattatctCAATATCTTAACCAAAAACTTCTATAGTCTTCAACGATGATTTATAGACAATAGgttcagaaaaaaaatagcattgTAAGTATGGATGTcatattatagtttataattgttttttttttaccatttagTTAGATCGagtatctatttttaaaatatcgtagTTTGAATTTTGAGAGTATGTAGTGAATTTTAAGTAGAACGAATGTTACTTGTCTCGCAGCGGAACATGTGATAACAAAGAGCCAGGACATCAAGGAAGCCATGAGTTTACTGGAAGAGTGTCAGCTGATCAAGATCGAAGACATCTTGCCGTTCTTCAGTGATGTCATCACCATCGACCACTTCCGGGAACCCATCTGCCAGTCCTTGGAGGTGAGAGTTTGTGGCAACTCCTACTTATAAATTTTTGGCTATCATTTTATTAACGTGGTGAAAgaataaatctgtaaaaaatatttataccgtcaattgcgtgcacttcatatatgcaaaaatgtactgcctaccTACGAGAAATA
This genomic window contains:
- the LOC112050513 gene encoding vacuolar protein sorting-associated protein 18 homolog isoform X2 — protein: MTSIFDQYEQASQVSQRPVPVSEQMTSSGYINMQLEDNTPMFSKQKMNFNPSDMITHVAVSSDFLVLAMANGKLFRLDLKMPDQHEEIHYAKFVQPNSKLTAIFLDPLGYHLLMTFAARNKDGSPELVYLHRKSSKLKPVTKSKNYEVTEVGWNYENMSLTSTGPILLGTSQGHILETELEAESDKMFTASQQYWRQIFDIGKGANTPITGIQFHRVNKTSKFFIFVTTPTRLYQFIGHAMMADDKPSLQSIFHPYLTTPETGFQEIPSTLKYSKLQFYFDKSSNPKTFAWLTEPGIFYGQLDPTSQQNSNSLFTQSELINYPAEKDPTSTEETTPLSFVLTEFHVLLMYSDRVKAVSLLNQELVYEEKYSEVHGKLKNIVQDPLRRTIWAVTDKAVFRYKVKREERDVWRIYSDKEQFDLAKLYCQNNPAYIDIINVKQAELLFTNKDYDRSAEIYAETQSSFETVCLKFLEVDQVTALKVYLGKRLDALEDDKTLISMIVIWMTELYLSQLGSIRRTGKSDSQEYHQIQSDFEVFLLQPKVVKCMQHIKSVIYDLMSSHGDKDNLIKLTVINEDYENVIAQNIYKKSYMEALQMLQTKRKPDLFYQFAPSLMEKIPSQTATALIAQGPLLNPTKLLPAFLSCENDEAHISEITRYLEFMLQNFNVKDKAIHNYLLTLYVEYDQAALMKYLERQGQEIVLVNYDVHYALRLCREKGLSEACVKLSALLGLWESAAELALEVNLSLAKEIANMPEDESVQRRLWLGIAEHVITKSQDIKEAMSLLEECQLIKIEDILPFFSDVITIDHFREPICQSLEEYNKQIEEIKAEMEEATTSAECVRNEIQSFRNRSVLVSVSDACCLCDIALLLRPFYLFPCAHRFHSDCLLAEMQPILAPARRNKLKDLQRKLNLLSNIELSTMTSSGLPLREVLKNEVDDIVASECVFCGEHMIACIDKPFIADEDWDRVMKEWE
- the LOC112050513 gene encoding vacuolar protein sorting-associated protein 18 homolog isoform X1 — translated: MTSIFDQYEQASQVSQRPVPVSEQMTSSGYINMQLEDNTPMFSKQKMNFNPSDMITHVAVSSDFLVLAMANGKLFRLDLKMPDQHEEIHYAKFVQPNSKLTAIFLDPLGYHLLMTFAARNKDGSPELVYLHRKSSKLKPVTKSKNYEVTEVGWNYENMSLTSTGPILLGTSQGHILETELEAESDKMFTASQQYWRQLPTYLPLYGGKEIDGLIFDIGKGANTPITGIQFHRVNKTSKFFIFVTTPTRLYQFIGHAMMADDKPSLQSIFHPYLTTPETGFQEIPSTLKYSKLQFYFDKSSNPKTFAWLTEPGIFYGQLDPTSQQNSNSLFTQSELINYPAEKDPTSTEETTPLSFVLTEFHVLLMYSDRVKAVSLLNQELVYEEKYSEVHGKLKNIVQDPLRRTIWAVTDKAVFRYKVKREERDVWRIYSDKEQFDLAKLYCQNNPAYIDIINVKQAELLFTNKDYDRSAEIYAETQSSFETVCLKFLEVDQVTALKVYLGKRLDALEDDKTLISMIVIWMTELYLSQLGSIRRTGKSDSQEYHQIQSDFEVFLLQPKVVKCMQHIKSVIYDLMSSHGDKDNLIKLTVINEDYENVIAQNIYKKSYMEALQMLQTKRKPDLFYQFAPSLMEKIPSQTATALIAQGPLLNPTKLLPAFLSCENDEAHISEITRYLEFMLQNFNVKDKAIHNYLLTLYVEYDQAALMKYLERQGQEIVLVNYDVHYALRLCREKGLSEACVKLSALLGLWESAAELALEVNLSLAKEIANMPEDESVQRRLWLGIAEHVITKSQDIKEAMSLLEECQLIKIEDILPFFSDVITIDHFREPICQSLEEYNKQIEEIKAEMEEATTSAECVRNEIQSFRNRSVLVSVSDACCLCDIALLLRPFYLFPCAHRFHSDCLLAEMQPILAPARRNKLKDLQRKLNLLSNIELSTMTSSGLPLREVLKNEVDDIVASECVFCGEHMIACIDKPFIADEDWDRVMKEWE